Sequence from the Bacteroidota bacterium genome:
CTGGCAGTTCAGGGAGGAAATGGAACAACTCGCAGCTTTGATCGAAGAAATAAAACCTGCCGTTGCCGTGGAGATCGGCACTGCAAATGGAGGTACGCTTTTTATGACGGCGCGGCTTTCTGCACCGGATGCGATCCTTGTTTCCATCGATCTTCCCGAAGGGCCTTACGGTGGCGGTTATCCTGAAAGCAAAGTGCTGGTCTATCGTTCCTTTTCCTGCAATGAACAGAAAATTGAACTGGTGCGCGACGATTCGCATACGGAGAAAACATTCGAAGGATTGAAAAAAAATCTGGACGGTAAAAAAATAGATTATCTTTTTATTGATGGCGATCATTCCTACGACGGCGTAAAAAAAGATTTTGAAATGTATTCTGCACTAGTAAGACCCGGAGGATGGGTCGCTTTCCATGATATCGTTGTTCATCCTGATGAAACAACGAACGTTTACAAATTCTGGGCGGAGATCAAAAAAAATTATGAGCACAGGGAATTCGTGAAAGACTGGAACCAGAAACGTTTCGGTATCGGTGTGCTAAAGATGAAGTAGTAATAAGTTCATGACATCTTTTCTTTTTGTAACACATCTTACACCTGCGGCAAAACGTTCGAAGCTGCGTTCTGCGCTGAATGCTTTGTATTTCCGCGCACTTAAAGAACAAACGTGGAAAGAATGGAAAGTCCTTATTCTCGGGGACGAAGAAAAAACAGAAGGGAGATTCCACTATGTTCACCTTCCGGATTCGGGGCGTGAAGAAAAATTTGCAGCGATAAAAGATATTTTTTCACGTCCTGAAATAAAAAAACTTTTCAGCGAAGCAAAATATACTGTGAAGCTCGACGATGATGACCTCATCAATCCTCACATTCTTGAAAACGCTGCCGGACTTGATTTCGATATTTATTTCGATTCCTTTCACACTTTTATCGATTCTTCGAGCGGGGTCATCACGCAACAGCAACGGGAATGGATGGCAAGTACCTGTATTCACCGGAGTGAACATTTACTGAAAGAGTGGAATGGGCCAGGAAGTTCTTCCGTGGGAAATTTGCTCTATACCGACCACAGCAAATCGTGGCATTTGTATTACAGCAACAAAAAAAAGATCGCGGCGGAAAAAGAACATCCGGTTTATGCGCGCATTCTCTCCCCTTCATCCATTACTTCCGGTGCAGGATCCGGTAGCGTGCCATTCAACGATATTTCTTTTGAAAAATATTATGATTACCTCCACGCTTTCGGTGAATGGAAAAAAGCAGCTACAAAAGATTTTGACGCTTATTTGCCTGCACTTGCTGATGCCTGGAAAGAATTTTCAGGAAAAGAACAAATGCCGATTTCTTCATCAGGAAAAAAAGGAAACTCCAATTTCTTTCGCCGCCTGTTCGGAACATGAATTTACAAGGGCAGGGAACACTCCTGAATGATTATCTTAGCTGAGCTTCACCAATGAATCACGATGAATAAAGAGATAGAAAAATATTTCGACCGGCTCTGGCCTATTTGCCGCAGCATCACCGGCAACGGGCTGCGTGATTCTTTAAAGATCATCAGCGAAATTATTCCGCTTCAGTTAAAGGAAGTGCCTACAGGAAAAAAAGTCTTCGACTGGGAAATTCCGAAAGAATGGAATATCAGCGACGCGTGGATACTCGGGCCGGATGGAAAAAAATACGCGGAGTTAAAAAAGAACAACCTTCATGTTGTAAATTATTCCGTTCCTGTTGATGCTGAAATTTCATTTGATGAACTCAAAGATCATCTTCATATTCTTCCCAATGCAATTCCTTACGTCACTTCTTACTATAAAGAAACATGGGGATTCTGCATGTCAGAAAAAGAATTCAGTGAAATGCCAAAGAATGGAAAATTCAAAGTGAAGATCGATTCGGAATTGAAAAACGGTTCGCTCACTTTTGGGGAAGCTGTGATCCCGGGAACCAGCGACAGGGAAATTCTGATCTCCACTTATGTTTGTCATCCTTCGATGGCGGTGAATGAACTTTCGGGCCCGCTGGTTGCTGCTTTTCTTTATAAAAGATTAATTTCTGAAAATAAAAAAAGCCGGCACACGATCCGTTTTGTTTTTGCTCCGGAAACTATCGGTGTTATTGCATTTCTTGCGGAAAGAGGAATGCATCTCAAAGAAAAACTCGATGCAGGTTACGTCGTGACCTGCGTGGGCCACGCTGGAAAATTAAATTACAAAAGATCCAAAAGAGGAAATTCCATTGCTGATAAAACGGCAGAACATGTGCTGAAATATTCCGGCGAAGAATTTGATCTTCGCGATTTTTCCATTGGAGGAAGTGATGAACGCCAATATTGTTCCGCAGGTTTTAATTTCCCCGTTGGATCGCTCATGCGCACACCTTACAAGGAATATTCCGAATATCATTCTTCGCTCGACAATAAAAGCATTATTGATTTCAGCGCAATGGAAAAAACTATTTCTGTTTACGCGGAGATCATTGACGCTATCGGTGCGAATCAGAAATACACGGTCACGCAACCTTATTGCGAACTACAGTTGGGTAAACGCGGAATGTATCCGCAGCAGGGGGGGAATTCTCAGCTCGCGCAGCAGACGCGTGATCTCCTTCATTTACTAAGCTATGCTGACGGAACTATCGATCTCATTGACATTGCAGAAAAGATTCGTGTGCCGGTTTCACAATTGATACCTATTGTCGAAAACTGTCTCGCTAAAGATCTGCTTCGCGGTGAGAAATGAACGCTATCACAGAAAAATGAAAACGACTATCATTTCATTCGAACTTTTCAAGTCCGATTTCTATCGGCGTTTTCCCGATTTGAAAATTTTCGATTGCGGATCAGTTAATCTTGTGAAGGTGGTCCTCGAAGGATTGAAAGTGAATTATTCTGCTAAGGGAAAGATCAGGAATAGTTTCGATGAACCGGAGCTGATCAATGATCTCCGGTCAACGTTTCAACGCATTCGTTCAAATGCAGATCAAAAAAAAATTGCTGAAGCAGAATTGAAAAAACTTCATCAGTTGGTTGAACGGCCATTTCTTTTTATCGATCATTCTCCACGGGTTCACAAAGAAAAAGACGGAAGCATCCGTTCCTTTTATTATTACAAACTGCAGGACACCATTGGCCGCGATCGCATTGCGATGCTCAAAGAAAATCAGGCCCCTGAAAAAAGTGATTTCGATCTGAGTGTGATCCGGTTCGCAGGATATCTTCAGCTGTGCGCTCCCGGGGAGCATGAAAAAAAATTCAGGAAAGAATTACGTACTTTTTTTCAGAATACGAAACATCTTTTCAACGTGGAGGAGCAAAAGAATGTGGGTTTTGCACTGGAGAAATTTTATGACGAGTATCGTGTGTGGAAGTACATCCTGGAAATTCTTCCTCAGAAAAAAATAGTTTTGCTTTGTCATTATCATCATGAAGGCGCTATTCATGCCATGCACGAAGCCGGCAGAACAGTGATTGAAGCCCAACATGGTTTGATCTCGAAGGAAGATGTTTTTTATTGCATGCCGGAAAATATAAAAACTGTAAGAGAACGTGCTTTGTTTCCGGATCACATACTTGTTTACGGTGAATACTGGAAACAGATATTGTCTTCCGGGTACGAATTTCTTTCGGCGGCGATCCATGTTGCCGGATATTTTCACGCTGAAGATGAAACAAATTCTTCTGCCGTTTCAATTTCAGGAATGGATCCCGAAAAAAAAATAATTCTCGTTACCACGCAGACTTTCCTTCACGAACATTTTATCCGTTACATCGAATGGCTTTCTGCCGATTGCGCAAAAAGATTCGGGGATCATGTTATTCTTGTTAAACTTCATCCCAATGAAAAAAGGGAACTTTATTCCGCACTCAATGATCTTAAAAATGTGGTCTTTACTGATCTTCCGGTTGTAAAACTATTTCCTCTTGCTGTTGCGCATATCTCCATTTATTCCACTACGCTTTACGAAGCGTTACGGTGCAATTCGCAGAATTTCGCTCTGGATGTTGCTCCCGAACTGAAAGGTTATGTGAACGGGATTGTTGATGGAGGGGTAGCTTGTCGTCTTCTTGCCAATGAAAATCCGCTGGAGAAGCTCACAAAAGATTATTTGCATGGCGACAGCAGAAATTTTTTTGGGATATTTGACCCTGGAATTATTCAAAATATTTTTCAATGAGAATATTTTTTCGTTCTGTTTATCAGGTGCTCGTAGGATGGAAAACATCTTTTACGCTTCGTTTTGTTTATCCGCAAAAAGAAAAATACAAATGGGTTAAATCCATCATTCCGCGCTGGATAAATTTCGGCAATGGCGTTGTGGTGGAAGAAAATGTGCTCTTTGCTCCATGTTTTAAAAAAATGGGAAAGCATGTGGTCGTCGGTAAAAATTGTTACATCGGTTATTGTTCTTCCATTGGTGATTTTTCCGGCCTTGGTTGGGGCGTAATGCTTGGATTCGATAGCCATCCTGTTCAATTTGTAAGTATGAACAGGATCTTTTATAATCCACAGCGGGGTTGGACCGATAAAAAATTATATGATGAGGGAAGCCGCGGTCTCACCGAAGTGGGATGCGATGCGATGGTTGGATCACAATCCATAATTCTTTCCGGCGTAAGCATCGGCCACGGGGCAGTTGTTGCTGCAGGATCTTTCGTAAATAAAAATGTTCCTCCTTATGCGATCGTGCGCGGCATTCCCGCGCGCATAGTGGCTTATCGTTTTGATGAAGCAACTATTGCGCGATTGCTTGCATCGGAGTGGTGGAATCTTCCTGATGAAGTTTTGAAAAAGCAGGTGAACCACATGGATGATCCGAATGCTTTCCTCGATGCGCTCGAAAAAGACGGAGCAATTAAACCGCAATGAAAGTTTCTGTTGTCATTCCCTGTTACAATGTTGCGGAATTTATTTCCAGGGCGCTCGATTCTGTTATCCATCAAACGTATTCCGATACAGAGATCATTCTCGTCGATGATGGCTCCACCGATGGGACGAATGAAATTATCGCGAAGTATAAAAAAAAATTTCCGAAAAAAATTCAATTTCAGCGGCAGGCGAAGAGCGGTGCTTCCAGTGCAAGAAATAAAGGAACGCGCGCTGCTACGGGAATTTATATTCAGTTCCTCGACGCCGATGATGAATTACTTCCGGCAAAAATTGAAACACAGGTCAAACTTGCAGAACAAAATAATAATCCCGGGCTCATCGCAGGCGCATATCGTAAAGAAAGTTCTGGAAAAGAATGGAGTGTTGATGTATCGGTTGAAGATCCGGTTGAAGCGCTGATTGCAGGAAAATTGGGTTGTACCTGTTCCAATCTTTTTTTGAAAAGTTCGCTGGAAGAATGTGGCGGCTGGCCGGAAGATCTCGGCAGCAGCCAGGAAGCCGAACTCATGTTCCGGATGCTGAAAAAAAATTGTCGTGTTGTTTTTGATAAGCGAACAAATACCATTGTGCACGGCCGTACTTCCGGTTCCATTTCATCAGCAGAGCCGGCGAAAAATATTGAACGTTATCTCGCGCTCAGGGGCGCGATCGCAGAGTGGCTGGAAGAAAACCGGTCGATGACAGAAAAAAGAAAACAGGCGCTCATGCTGAATATTGCAGGTGCATTGCTTCGTTTGTATTCTCATGATAAAATTCTCGCAATGAAATATTACAATTCCCTTTTCCAGGGGCGATACAGTATCCGATCCGGTCCCGGCGTTTCAGGAATGTATGCTTTTCTCGTGAGAAATTTCGGATTCAACCTCGCCGCACGTTTATCGAAGATGGCAGGAAGAAGTTAGGCCGGTTTTTTCTTTTCATTGCGGAATCCTATCTTCACATATCCTCTTTCATGAAAAAAATCCTCGTTGTTGTAGGCACGCGCCCGAATTTCATCAAGGTCACACGTTTTCGTGAAGTGGCGAAAAAATATTCCCACTTCAATTTGAAGATCGTTCACACCGGACAGCATTACGATGATAAGATGGCTGCTGTTTTTTTTCACCAGTTCGGAATGCAACCCGATATAAATCTGAATATAGGACAGGGTTCACCGGTAGAGCAGATCGCCGCCATTATGAAAGGGCTCGAAAAAGTGATCCGTGATGAAAAGCCCGATCTCATCATGGTTCCCGGTGATGTCAATTCAACTCTTGCTGCCGCACTAGCCGCGAATAAATCCGGAGTGAAATTAGCTCATATCGAAAGCGGGCTCAGAAGTTTCGACCGTTCCATGCCGGAAGAATTCAACAGAATTGTCACCGATGAACTCAGCGATATTTTATTCGTTACGGAACAAAGCGGCATCGATAACCTTGAAAAAGAAAATAAAAAAAAGGAACAAATCTTTTTTGTCGGGAATACGATGATCGATACGATGGTTGCGTTTGAAAAAAAGATCAGCGACTCTGAGGTGGAAAAAGTGCTCGGTATCGGGAATAAAAAATATATTCTCGTTACCATGCATCGCCCTTCGAACGTGGATACAAAAGAAGGGCTCGGAAAAATGGCCGACTTACTTTCCCATATTTCAGTTTCGCACCAGGTTGTTTTTCCCATTCACCCGCGCACGCGCAATAAAATGAAAGAATTCGGATTGGAAAAAGAATTCATTGTCAATGAAAAAATACGGCTTACAGAACCGCTCGATTATTTTTCATTTCAGAAACTGATCCGGAATTCTCAATTTGTAATTACAGACAGCGGCGGGATTCAGGAAGAAACCACTTTCCTCCGCATTCCCTGCATTACGCTCCGGCCGAATACAGAACGACCTGTAACGGTCACTACAGGAACGAATGTTTTACTCTCATTCGATAATGAACGGATCAAAAATAAAATCTCTGAAATTGAAAACGGAAATTTCAAAAGGGGGAAAATTCCGGAATACTGGGATGGAAAAGCCACAGAACGCATTTTTGAAAAATTAGCCGGCCTGCTTTGAAACGTATTCTCTTTTTTACTTACAATGATGCCCCTTCCGGGATTTACGAAGGGCAGGTGATCGATGTGTGCAGGTTCCTGGAAAAAGAATTGCAATGCAAGGTCACTTTATTTGCGCTCATTTCTATCCGTGATTACAGCAGAAATAAAATGGCGATCACCGGTAAATTCCACGAAGCTATCGTCAAAAGAATGTTTCCACGCACCAGGAACTGGAGATGGAATTCCATTGCGTTGAAAAGAGTGATCAGTAAAGTAAAACCGGACGTCATCATTGCACGTGGGCCATTTGCGGCAAATCTTGCTCTCGAATACAGGGGAAATGAGAAGATCTGTTTTGATGCACGCGGCGCTTACACGGCTGAACTCAATGAATACAATGTTGTTCCCGATGAAAAAGTAAAAAAAGAAATTTCTCTGCTCGAGAAAACTGCTGTGCGGAAATGTGATTCCCGTATTGCGGTCTCTGAAAAACTCGTAGAATACTGGAAAAAAAATTTCGGGTACAATGACGATGAACATGCAGTGATTCCCTGCACGCTTAACAACGAAATGCAAAAGAATAATTCAAATGAAAAAAAAACAGGACACGGATTTGCAAACGGCAATATTGTTATCGCATATTCCGGTTCAGGAGCAGGATGGCAATCGCTCCGGCAATTGGATGAGGTTCTGCAAAAAATGTTCAGAAATAATGAGCGTCTTTGTTTACTGATGATGACCAAACAGATTCCCGAAGAACTTCAGTTGAAAAAAGAATTTCCAGATCGCGTAAAACATATTTGGGTGGAACATACGGAAGTGAATGCGCTGCTTTCCAGTTGCGATTATGGCTGGCTGGTGCGCGAAAAAAGTGTGACAAATGAAGTGGCTTCACCGGTAAAATTTGCAGAGTACCTTGCCGCCGGGCTCAAAGTGATCATCTCTCCCGGGCTTGGCGATTATTCTGCTTTCACCGTCGAGAATAATGCAGGAATTCTTCTGCATGAAAATGACATGAAGAATATTTCTGCGGTAAACATGGACGAGAAAAAAAGGATGAAAGATCTCGCTGAAAAATATTTTACAAAAAAGAATTTCACCGAACAATATAAAAAGATCCTCCGATGAAGATCGCTTTGCTTACAGACGGGATCTATCCGCACGTGATCGGTGGAATGCAGAAGCATAGTTTCTATCTCGCAAAATTTCTTGCGGCTGCGGGCATGAAGATCGATCTGTATCATATCGTGAATGACAAATACGATGAGTTGGATGGATTCTCGGAGGAAGAAAAGAAAAATATCCGCTCTGTTCCGGTTGTATTTCCCGATTTTGGAAAAATGCCCGGGCATTACATCCGTGAATCGTATGAGTTCTCTATTCGCATTTATAAAAAAATGAAAGAAGCATCCAGGCCTGATTTTATTTATGCGAAAGGATTCACAGCATGGGAAATACTCAACCGGAGATCGAAGGGAGAACAGTTTCCATTGGTCGGCGTGAATTTTCACGGGTACGAAATGTTTCAGCGCCAACCTTCGCTCAGGTCATCTCTCGAAAGCAGGTTATTGCTCCGTCATCCTGTTTTGTACAATGTGAAAAATGCCGATGTTGTTTTTTCTTATGGCGGAAAAATAACTCCGCTCATCGAAGTGCTCGGTGTTCCCCGCAAAAAAATAATAGAGTTACCGACAGGAATTTCACCGGAGTGGACGACTGACAAAGTGAGTGAAGTTCATGATCCTCGGAAAATTGTTTTCATTGGCAGAAATGAACGGCGCAAAGGAGTGGAAGAACTCAACGACGTATTGAAAAATCTGAAAGAGGATTTTGAATTTCATTTCATCGGGCCTGTTCCTGAAAGTAAAAAGATCAGGAATAAAAAAATAAAATACCATGGCGAAATGCGGGAAGCCGGTGAAATAAAAAAGATACTGGTCGATTCAGATGTGCTCGTTTGCCCCAGCCATTCTGAAGGAATGCCGAATGTGGTGATGGAAGCGCTTGCCTGCGGAATGGCCGTGATCGCTACAGATACAGGTGCAACTTCTGTGATGGTCGATGATTCTGTGGGCTGGCTCATTCCGCCCGGTGACCGTGATTTCCTGCAGAAAGTTTTTTCAGAGGTGTTGAATTGTACACGGGAAGAACTGATGCAGAAAAAAATAAAGGCAAAACAAAAAGTGAAACAGAACTTCCTGTGGAATGATATTGCAATGAAAACCGTACATTCAATTCAGAAATTCTGCGACGAAAATAATTAGAAGCCATCCCAAAATTACCACAGTGGCTTTGCGCTCTTAGCGCCTTCGCGGTGAAAAAGTTTTAAACGCAATTTTGAGATGGCTTCTAAATACCTGACTGAAAATAATTTCATACCGTTCAACAAACCTGCTGTCGTTGGCAGGGAACTGGAATATATCCGCAAAGCTGTGGAGGCGGGAAATATTTCGGGTAATGGCCCATACGCACAAAGCGCCGCAGATTTTTTTACAAAACGATATGGACTGCGAAGCGCATTGATCACCGATTCCTGTACTTCTGCACTCGAGATGTCGGCACTGCTGCTGAACATCCGCCCCGGTGATGAAGTGATCATGCCCTCGTATTCTTTTGTGAGTACTGCAAATGCATTTGTGCTGATGGGAGCGAAAATTATTTTTGCCGATTCAACGAAGGATCATCCGAATATGAATGTGGCAGCGGTAGAGCAACTCATCACCCCGCGTACGCGTGCGCTTGTTTGCGTGCATTACGCAGGCGTGCCATGCGATCCTGCGCAACTCAAAATGATCTGCGAAAAAAATAATATTCACTTCATAGAAGACGCAGCACACGCGATCGATGTAAAGTGCGACGGAAAATATCTCGGAACTTTTGGCGATCTCGGAACGATCTCTTTTCACGAAACTAAAAATGTGATCGCGGGAAAAGGTGGGTTGCTTTGTGTGAATGATGCATCGCTGGTGGAACGTGCGCAGGAGATCTATGAAAATGGCACCAACAGGAGATCTTTTCTCAGTGGAAAAGTGAATCGTTATGAATGGACCAGTCTCGGTTCTTCTTTTTCACTTTCGGATCTGAACGCGGCATTTCTCTGCGGACAATTGGAATGCATTGACGTGGTCAATAAAAAAAGAATTTCCAACTGGAAAAATTATTACGATCGGTTGCATGATGCTCTTGTGAAAAAAGGAATCGGCGTTTGCGAAATTGAAAAAGGAACGGATCATAACGGGCATATCTTTTTTCTTGTTTGCCGTTCACAGGAAGAGCGCGATGCACTTATCCGCGATTGCGCCGCACAGAATATTCATCTTGTTTTTCATTACCAGTCATTGCACAAAAGCCCTTTCTTCCGGAACCGGCACGATGGAAGAAAACTTGTGAATGCCGATCGCTTCAGCGATTGTCTTGTGCGTTTGCCTTTGTTTCATGAATTGACGGAAGAACAACTTTCGCGCGTGTGCGAAAAAGTGCTGGAATTCTATTCGGAAAAATAGGTCGTTTATCGTTAGATTTGTGTGCCAATTCCGCTCTATGAGTGAGCACAAAACCAAGGTTTATTTTCCAGGTCTTAACGGTCTCCGTTTTTTTGCGGCATTGGCCGTGATCATCACGCACGTTGAGATGCTGAAGACGATGATCGGGCTCAGGAGCAGGTGGAATGAACCGGTGTTCTTCAACCTCGGAGGATTGGGAGTTTATTTTTTCTTCGTGCTCAGTGGTTTTCTTATCACGTATCTTTTGCTTTCAGAAAAAAAACAGGAAGGAAGAATTTCAGTGAGGGCATTCTACCTGCGCAGGATATTCCGTATCTGGCCGGTGTACTACCTGCTCATATTCGCCGGATTTTTTATTTTTCCACATATCTCATTTCTTCATCTTGATTATTTTCAGAAATTTCTTCCGCAGCATTTCTGGTTCAAATTCGGGCTTTTCTTTTTTATGCTTCCGAATCTTGCGCTCGCTATGTTCCCGTCCGTTCCTCACATCGGGCAAACCTGGTCGATAGGAGTTGAAGAACAATTTTATATCATCTGGCCGTGGATCGCGAAAAAATTTTCGAATCTTTTCCGCGTGCTCATTATTTTCATCATACTCATCGTTGCGCTGAAGTGTGCGATGCTTGTGCTTGTTCATTTCATTCCGCATAATTACTGGATCAATTCCATCAAAGCATTTATTGCAATGACAAAAATGGAATGCATGGCTATTGGCGGACTCGGCGCCTGTTTGTTATTTAATAAAAAAGAAAAATTTCTTAAACTCATTTACCTTCCTGTTGTTCAGCTCAGCGCTTATATTCTGATCCCTTTGCTCATCTTTTTTACGCCGGAAGCGATCCAGGATGGAATTCATCTTTTTTATTCCGTTCTTTTCCTGGTCATCATCATGAATGTTTCTTCCAATACAAAATCGCTTCTGAAACTGGAGAATCGAGTATTCAACTTACTCGGAAATGTGTCTTACGGAATGTATATGTATCACATGTTTGTCTTAGTGTTCGTCATCCGCCTCTCTTCATTTACTTTTGGTTTACGTGGAATTGAGGCCGACATTGCTCATTATGGTTTGGGAATCGCCGGAACTGTTCTGATATCCATTCTGTCTTATTATATTTATGAGAGGACTTTCATCCGCATGAAAAAGAAATTCACGAAAGTGATGAGCGGCAATGAAGCAAAATCCGCACAATGAGACAAACCAGGATAATCAATATTCTTATCTGGATTTCCATTTTCATCAGTTCCATTACTTTTTTCAAGGAACCTTTCGAAGGATATATTCACTACCTGGTTTTCATTCTGCTTTTGCCGGTGTTCATTACCCGTTTCGGAATTTCTGGCAACAGCATTGCCATACTTGTGGCGCTCCTTTTAACGGGTGTGATTGAGATCCTGATCGGCAATGATACGTGGGACCTTTTTCTCAAGATCTTCATCGGGATGACACTCTCCATAATTTTTTATTACGGCGTGGTGCATTATTTCAAAATGGATCTCGATAAACTTTTCACGTTCTACCTGAAAGGTGCTGTACTTATTTCTTACATCGGTATCATCCAGTTCTTTTCTTATTACGCCCACTTTTCGCCTGGTTATAATTATTCCTGGCTTTTTAATAAATGGGCATTCGTCACTAGTAATTTCGGCATACGTATTAACTCTGTTTTTTCTGAAGCATCACAGTGTGCAATTGTTCTTTCTCCTGCAGGTTTCATTGCATTCCTGAATCTTCTTCCAGGTGTGCAGCGCTACAAGCTCACGAAATTTGAATCTGTGTTGATACTCGCTGTGATCATCCTCACCACTTCTTCAACCGGCTATATCGGTTTTTTTATTTCACTTTTTCTCATCATTCTCAATTATGGAAGAGCGCTTTATTTCGTGATGGGTACGGCGGTGATCATTGCGGGTGGGGTTGTGTTATATAACAACGTGCCTGAATTCCAAAGCAGGATCGACACGTCCATGTCTTTGTGGCAAACGGAGGAGCTTTCGACGGAGAATGTGAATTCTTCCAGTTTTGTCCTTTACAATAATTTTCACATTGCTTCCGAAAATTTTAAAAGCAACTTTTTTTTCGGAACCGGCCTCGGTTCTCACCAGATTGCATTCGATAAATATTCGCTTACTAAAAATGAGGGTGTACTCGACATTCACTTCAATAAGGCGGATGGAAATTCTTTATTTGTAAGGCTTCTTTCTGAAACAGGTTTGATGGGAGTCATCTTCATCATCGTGTTCATTATTCGCTTTTACGTAAGGAAACGGGACGGCGATGTTGACGATCTCTGGATAATTTCCAATGCAGTGCTCGTGCTTATTATGCTTTACCTCATCCGCCAGGGAAATTATTTCCTTAATGGATTACCACTTTTCTTTTGGATCTATTACTTCTGCGGAAAACAACGTAAGAATAAATCAGTCGAAAATTCCATACCTGCCAATGTCGAACAAGAGGAAAATACTGATCCTGTACACTGAAATAGCCGGTTATACACTGGCTTGCATCAGGGAATTCAATCTTCGCTTCGGTGAATTCGAGATCCATCTTGTGCGTTACCCGGTGAATGACGAAGCTCCTTTTATTTTCAGGAATGAAATTTCTTTCAAAGAATATGATGGAAAAAAAATGTACGGCGACCAGCTTTTGAAACTTGCCTATGAAATAGAACCGGAACTGATTCTCTGCAGCGGATGGATTGATAAAAAGTACACGGCTGTTTGCCGGA
This genomic interval carries:
- the rffA gene encoding dTDP-4-amino-4,6-dideoxygalactose transaminase, whose amino-acid sequence is MASKYLTENNFIPFNKPAVVGRELEYIRKAVEAGNISGNGPYAQSAADFFTKRYGLRSALITDSCTSALEMSALLLNIRPGDEVIMPSYSFVSTANAFVLMGAKIIFADSTKDHPNMNVAAVEQLITPRTRALVCVHYAGVPCDPAQLKMICEKNNIHFIEDAAHAIDVKCDGKYLGTFGDLGTISFHETKNVIAGKGGLLCVNDASLVERAQEIYENGTNRRSFLSGKVNRYEWTSLGSSFSLSDLNAAFLCGQLECIDVVNKKRISNWKNYYDRLHDALVKKGIGVCEIEKGTDHNGHIFFLVCRSQEERDALIRDCAAQNIHLVFHYQSLHKSPFFRNRHDGRKLVNADRFSDCLVRLPLFHELTEEQLSRVCEKVLEFYSEK
- a CDS encoding acyltransferase — its product is MSEHKTKVYFPGLNGLRFFAALAVIITHVEMLKTMIGLRSRWNEPVFFNLGGLGVYFFFVLSGFLITYLLLSEKKQEGRISVRAFYLRRIFRIWPVYYLLIFAGFFIFPHISFLHLDYFQKFLPQHFWFKFGLFFFMLPNLALAMFPSVPHIGQTWSIGVEEQFYIIWPWIAKKFSNLFRVLIIFIILIVALKCAMLVLVHFIPHNYWINSIKAFIAMTKMECMAIGGLGACLLFNKKEKFLKLIYLPVVQLSAYILIPLLIFFTPEAIQDGIHLFYSVLFLVIIMNVSSNTKSLLKLENRVFNLLGNVSYGMYMYHMFVLVFVIRLSSFTFGLRGIEADIAHYGLGIAGTVLISILSYYIYERTFIRMKKKFTKVMSGNEAKSAQ
- a CDS encoding O-antigen ligase family protein → MRQTRIINILIWISIFISSITFFKEPFEGYIHYLVFILLLPVFITRFGISGNSIAILVALLLTGVIEILIGNDTWDLFLKIFIGMTLSIIFYYGVVHYFKMDLDKLFTFYLKGAVLISYIGIIQFFSYYAHFSPGYNYSWLFNKWAFVTSNFGIRINSVFSEASQCAIVLSPAGFIAFLNLLPGVQRYKLTKFESVLILAVIILTTSSTGYIGFFISLFLIILNYGRALYFVMGTAVIIAGGVVLYNNVPEFQSRIDTSMSLWQTEELSTENVNSSSFVLYNNFHIASENFKSNFFFGTGLGSHQIAFDKYSLTKNEGVLDIHFNKADGNSLFVRLLSETGLMGVIFIIVFIIRFYVRKRDGDVDDLWIISNAVLVLIMLYLIRQGNYFLNGLPLFFWIYYFCGKQRKNKSVENSIPANVEQEENTDPVH